In Episyrphus balteatus chromosome 4, idEpiBalt1.1, whole genome shotgun sequence, the sequence GTTAAGTGCGAttcaaaagaagaagaaaaaacaaaaaaaaggaataacaaATTACATTAGATAaccattattttattattatctttaattttatttttgtatatattactCTTATGACTGTGTCTTATTTATTTGCtaaggaaaaacaaattttatataatatatacaCGAGATATAGatttgaagaagaagaatagtttattaaaaaaaaaaacacattgctTTCGCATTATATTACctatactaaaaaaaagaacaacaacaacacacagGAACAATATTACAcgctatataaatttttaataagaaaactaCACACATTTTGTAACTAATTTCCccaaaaaacaaagcaaagctaaaattaataaatgaatttaaagcttttttattattattgtgatTTAGGCCAAAATTAAAGCAAGTTatataaatatgaaaacaaaaatacaaaagctGGAACTTAAGTGCTTAATATTGATGCGAATAGATTTTGGGCGAAGGGGCGAGGGGACAAGAGAAAAATGgggaaaaagaaataattaaataaaattaaattacaagttgaaaatttggttttctttattttccacTTCTCATTGCATCCAATTCATTTTGAATTCCCTCAAATTGATTGTACAAATTGAGTAATTCATCATGATTCATTTCCCAGTTTATGTCCTCGCCGGCGGCAGTCTTCAATTGGAGCACTGCCAAGGCTGTCTTCTCCTTTTGTTGACAATGTGATGAGATTTGGACATTGAGCTTCCAGGCGACatcttcaatttcattggattcgTACTTGCCCTCTTGGAGATTGTCAAGAATTGGTTTGGTATTCTTGATCCAGAGCTTAATTATAGCATCGACTTTGTCCTCGTTGAGCTTGAGCTTGTCACGTAATTCCATTTGGAGTTTTGTTGGTTTAATGATAAAAGTAGATGTTCGCTTGAGAATGTACGAGAATGTTTTGATGAGGAGAAGGAAATCAGCTCGAGGAACACCAACGAGCTTTTCCAATTGCTCGAGGGCATTTTCTGGTTCGTTATGGTCTTCATTGGGACTCATATTGCGATGGACATAATCGAGGACTGTACAAAAGACATCGTAGTTGAGGGAATTGATGATTTTAATACCCTCGCGAGCTCTGAACAGTGGAAAATATTATAACGAgttacttgtataaaaaaggtaaaatatttttttatttttcattttacctTTCAGTAATTTTAATCCAATTAATactcattttgtttgtttagttgttgttttttttcttgggTTTTAAGGACTTATTGGAATGTTTTGTgagattcttttttatttcaaagcagaaacaagttttaaatactttttatttggagatctaaatttttttaatcataggcttttatatttattaaatttgtgcagtgattttaaagaaattaatttttcgaatttttactttttctcacgaatgaaatttatttttgttttttatttttttacatcacGTCATgtcatcaaaacatttttttttttgtttcaactgTCACCATTGACCGCGttcataaataaatcaaattatgtTTTGTGGGATGATTACATTCCGACTTCAGTAATctctaggtgtgttttttattacaaccggtcttaaggcttggccacaccggagggtacgcggtagcggtacgggtagcggcaacgatatttgtattaaaaaaattccacacccgaacgttgatgtgtcagtttggaattttttccatacaaatacccgtaccgttacctgtacctctaccgcgtaccctccggtgtggccaagcctttaactggacaaaaaaacgcagtctgggctaagcaatttacatgttaaatacaacaacaccttagccccttgggcttagttgtttagcccggagatttctctgggcttaactttttgaacagttttaaatctgtgctaccagactaattttttcataaattgtttagaatttgtttaaaaacgtgaaaactcacgtttggaaggacaaaatgtattaaaatagttgtgctagcatacatttttgtatctctttgtaaaacatacatgaaaaatacaagaaaatgacgaaagcgaaaaatatgacaactttaaatttttgttgtgtcggctgttttcggaacattcaatatacagtgctgccaagatttcaggttaagccccgaggcgtttttttttgtccagttaagaccggtggtaataaaaaacacaccttctGTGTGCCATTGCACACTACCGCAATCTTATAGCAAAGTAGTTTTTGGGATTTTTGCTTTAATAGCACACGAGTATGGGATTATGTATGTTTATTGTTTgtatattgcattaaaaataatttaattttatttttgtttcaaaaacaaatagcagAAAAAATAGACTTTTAAGACTTGGCCACACCGAAAGGGTATGAGCTAgtggtacgggtaattgtattaaaaaatttatgtagCTGAATATTGAtgttccagtttggaatttgttccatattaaaggcttggccacaccggagggtatgcggtagaggtacgggtagcggtaacgatatttgtatgaaaaaaattccacatctgaacgttgatatgtcagtttggaattttttttcatacaagtaccgttacctctacccgtaccgctaccgcataccctccggtgtggccaagccttaaggcttggccacaccggagggtacgcggtagaggtacaggtaacggtacgggtatttgtatggaaaaaattccaaactgacacatcaacgttcgggtgtggaatttttttaatacaaatatcg encodes:
- the LOC129918690 gene encoding COMM domain-containing protein 10, with product MSINWIKITERAREGIKIINSLNYDVFCTVLDYVHRNMSPNEDHNEPENALEQLEKLVGVPRADFLLLIKTFSYILKRTSTFIIKPTKLQMELRDKLKLNEDKVDAIIKLWIKNTKPILDNLQEGKYESNEIEDVAWKLNVQISSHCQQKEKTALAVLQLKTAAGEDINWEMNHDELLNLYNQFEGIQNELDAMRSGK